The following nucleotide sequence is from Nesterenkonia xinjiangensis.
CGGAGCCCATGTGGCGGGCGAGATCAGCGAGTTCTTGGAGGAGGCCCACGCGGACTTCGACGCCGTCGTCGCCACCCAGGACTGGCACATCGACCCCGGCGCCCACTTCGCCGAGAACCCCGACTTCCGCACCAGTTGGCCCGTGCACTGTGTGGCGGGCACCCCGGGGGCGGACCTCCACGAGGACTTGGACACCGACCACATCCAGACCCGCTTCCTCAAGGGGCAATACTCCGACGGATACTCCGGGTTCGAGGGCATGGTCGGAGACCCCGAGCGGGTGGGCACCCTCGAGGGCGAGAACGGCACCAAGGTGACCGCCGGCGACGCGGTCGCCGAGGAATCCCTGGACCTGCACGCCTGGCTCACCGATCAGGAGATCGACACGGTGACGATCGTCGGACTGGCCACCGATCATTGTGTGCGGGCCACCGTGCTCGACGCCGTGGAGAACGGCTACCGGGTGCGCGTCATCCGCGAGCTGACCGCCGGAGTCGATGCCGCACGCTCCGCCGAGACCTGGGAGGAGTTCGCCGAGGCTGAGGTCGAGGTACTCAGCCTCGAGGATCTCTGAGCCGACGCGCCGCGGAAGCTCCGAACCGCGCCGGACTCACTTCCGGCCCACGAACCAGTTCTGCAGCTTCTTGAGCCGGGCCTCCAGCTGCGCCTGCGTGGCCTGTCCGACCTGCGGACCGCCGCAGGCCTCGCGCAGCTTGTTGTGGACCGTGCCCTGGTGCATCCCGGTCTTCGCCGAATAGGCCGAGACCGAGGTGTTCAGCTGGCCGCGAATCTTCTTCAGCTGCCGGTGGTCCACCACGTCGGCGGGCCGTTCCTGAGCGACCTCCGGGCGGCGCTTCAGCTGCTGGGCCTGGTGCTGCTTGAGCAGCGTGGACACCTGGTCCGGCTCCAGCAGGCCGGGGATCCCCAGAAAGTCCATCTCCTCCTCGGAGCCCACTGCTCCCCCGAGTCCGAACTCGTCACCGTCGAAGAGGACCTTGTCGAAGGAGGCATTCGAGTGCAGGGCCGCGAACTTGCCCTTGGTGAGCTCCTCGGAGGCACGGTCCTCCTGCTCCGCCTCGTCCAGGAGATCCTGCTCCGGGATCTCGGATTCCTCGCCGGTCTGCGGGACCTCCAGGGCGTGGTCACGCTCCTCCTCCATCTCATTGGCCAGGGCGGTCAGCACCGGCACCGAAGGCAGGAAGACACTGGCGACCTCGTTGGCGTTGCGGCGCCGCACGAAGCGCCCGATCGCCTGAGCGAAGAACAACGGAGTCGACGTCGAGGTCGCATACACGCCCACGCACAGCCGTGGGACGTCCACGCCCTCGGAGACCATCCGCACCGCCACCATCCACATCCGGGACCCGTCCTCGGAGAAGTCCTCGATGCGCTGCGACGCCTCCTTGTCGTCGGAGAGCACGATGGTGGTCTTCTGCCCGGTCAGGCGGTCCAGCTGCGCGGCGTAGGCCCGCGCGCTCTCATGGTCGGTGGCGATGACCAGGCCGCCGGCGTCCTCCACTCTCTCCCGGACGTTGAGCAGCCGCTTGTGCGCGGCCGAGAGGACCGAGGGGATCCACTCGCCCTCCGGATTCAGCGCGGTGCGCCAGGCATGATTGGTGATGTCCTTGGTGGCGGCCGCGCCGAGCTGCGCCTCCATCTCCTCTCCGGAGGAGGTGCGCCAGCGCATGTTCCCCGAATAGGCCATGAAGACCACCGGGCGGACGACCTTGTCCTTCAGCGCCGGGCCGTAGCCGTAGGAGTAGTCGGACTGCGAGCGTCGTACACCGTCGGCGTCCTCGGTGTAGTCCACGAACGGGATCGGAGAGGTGTCGGAGCGGAACGGTGTGCCGGTCAGCGCCAGGCGGCGCGTCGCCGGGGTGAACGCCTCACGGATGCCGTCACCCCAGGAGAGCGCGTCGCCTGCGTGGTGGATCTCGTCGAGGATCACCAGAGTGCGTCCGGCCTCGGTCTTGTTCCGGTGCAGCGCCGGCTTGTTCGCCACCTGGGCGTAGGTGACCGCGACGCCGATGAACTGCCGGCCATGACGGCCGTCGGAGTTCTTGAAGTTGGGGTCGATCGCCAGACCGATGCGGGAGGCCGCGTCGGCCCACTGCCGCTTGAGGTGCTCGGTGGGTGCCACCACGCAGATGCGGTTGATCTCGCCTGAGTCCACCAGCAGCTTCGCCACGCGCAGGGCGAAGGTGGTCTTTCCCGCACCGGGCGTCGCCACGGCCATGAAGTCCTTGGGCGACCTGCGGATGTAGAGATCCAGCGCCTCCTGCTGCCACTGCCGCAGCTTCGGGGCGGTGCCACGAGCGGCTCGGTGCGGATACACCGGTGGCATCGAGGCTCCGACGTCGGTGCCGACGTCGAACAGCGACTCCGTCTGAACGCCTGAGGAATCAGTCACAGCTGTGCATGCACCCTTGAAGGTCGAGGTCCGGTGGTCTGGTTCCGCCCACGCCGGGTCTGCCGCGGGCTCAGGGAACGGCCCCCGCACAGGCAGGGGCCGGGCTGAGGCCAGAGATGCTCACGCGGCGGAGGGGCCCGCCGTCGTCAGGATGGGTCAGCGGTTGCGTCCGAAGCCGAAGAAGCCGCCGCCGCGGCCGGCTGAGCCGCCGTCACCGTCGCCACCCTGGATGCCCTCGTAGATCTCCTGGCACTCGGGGCAGACCGGAAACTTCTTCGGATCACGGGAGGGGATCCAGACCTTGCCGCACAGGGCGACGACCGCGCCCCCCTCGAGAGCCGACTCCATGATCCTGTCCTTCTTCACATAGTGCGAGAAGCGCTCATGGTCGCCCGGCTCGGACAGCTGCTCCTGGTGCTCACGCTCGATCGTGGTCGCCCCGCCCGGGGACGGTGCGGAGGCCGGATCTGCCGTGTGCATGCCGGAGGATGCCACGGTGGGCACGGACGGGAGGTCCTGCGCGCCGGGCAGGCGGACGCTGTGCTGGTGAACCATCATGGACGTCATTCTACCGCTCCATCCCTGACACAGTCATCGCGACGCCACACGGCCGGGATGCTGATCCATCCCCAGCGACCCTCTCTCCTCCCCGCGCCCGGCACCACGGGGCTCAGGCGTGGGCCCGGACCTGCTGGAACAGCTCGGGCTGGCTGCGGTCGTAGATGCGGGCGCCCAGGACCAGCCCCGCGATGAGCAGCGCCGCACCCTTGAGCACGGCCAGGATCCCCGTCAGCACCCCGATCCAGGCGATGTCGACGACCAGCCAGACGATCCAGCCGGCGAGCTCCGGGATCATCAGCACGACGATGGCCAGCATGGAGAGCAGCTGGACGGCCATCACCCGCCCCATCGCACCCTGCGGCTGCTTGAAAGGGCTCTCCCCGGGCCTGGGCACCGGATACGTGAACCGGGCGGAGACGACCAGCGAGACGCCGACCGCGGTGAACAGGGCGCCCAGGCTCAGCCCTGTGGTGAGCAGCACCTGCATGGCGGCCCCGGCGATGAGGGCGGGGATCACCGCGGCCACCAGGGTCGCCGGCAGCGCGAACAACAGCAGCGCGAAGGCTCTGCCGAATCGATCATCGATGCCGCGGACCCCTGACGTCACGTGCAGACTGAAGGCCGTGTGGTCATAGGCCACATCCGCAGAGATGGCGAAGCCCAAAGTGAAGGCCAAGAAGGGACCGAGGGCATAGAGGAAGCCGGTCTGTCCGGTCTGCAGGTGCATCACAGTCACGAGGATCACCAGGCCGGGCACGACCACGAGCGAGCCGCCGTACCGGGGGTCCTTCAGCCAATAGGTCAGGGCACGGGCCGCCACCGCGGCCCACGGGCGATCCGGCAGGAGGGCGAACAGCCCCAGGCGACCCTGCTGGGCGGCTCCGCGGCGGACTGTGGCCGAGCCGGGGCGCTCCGTGATCTTGACCAGACCGGCGCGGATGACCAGCACGGCCGCACCGGCGGTCCCGGCGAGGATGAGCAGGTGGATCAGGAAGCCTCCCCAGTCGCCGGCCGCGACGTCCCCGGGCAGCGCGGTCCCCGCGCCCAGCGGGGTGTAGGAGATGACTCGGGTGACCGTCGGCAGCGCCTCGGCGAGGCTGCCGAAGGCATCCTGCAGGAGCGTGGACGCCGGCCAGATGAGGATCGCCAGGCCCAGCCCGGTGACCGCCATCAGATCACGGAAGCGGCGTCCGTCCAGCCAGGCGCTGGCCGTCGTGGTGACCGCTTGGCTGACCAGCGAGAAGGTCACCAGCAGTATCGGAGCGCTGGCCGCGGCAGTGATCATGGCCGCCGGCTCGGCGCGCCAGTAGAGCACGTGGCCGAGCAGCCACACCACCGTGAGCAGGGCTCCGAGGGACAGCAGGCCACACAGCACCAGGCCCGTGACCAGGGACCGTCGAGGCACCGCTGTGGTCACGAAATGTCGGGGGTCCATCAGACTGTCACGACCGGTGAGGAACAGCGGGATCAGCAGCCAGAGCAGCAGCACGGCAGCACCGAGCAGCACGGAGACGGTGTGCCGAGTCTCCAGCGCCAGGCCGGCGACAGGAGACCCGCTCACCACCAGAGCGGTGACCAGCAGACTCGTCATGCCCAGCCCGTAGAGCAGCATGAACAGCGTGCCGACGACCTGCCAGGCGGAGCGTCTGAAGCTGTTGGCGGCCAGCGCGAGCTTCAGGCGGATCAGAGTCGCAACCATGACAACTCCTCGTGCCCGCCCTCGAGCCCGATCAGCTCCACGAAGCGACTCTCCAGGTCACCGCCGTCTCGGACCTCCTCCACGGTCCCCGAGACCAGCAGACGCCCTTCGGCGATGATGCCCACGTGGGAGCACATCCGTTGCACGAGGTCCATCACGTGGCTGGAGAGGATCACCGTGCCACCGGAGGCCACGTAGCTGTCCAGCAGGCCTCGGATGGTGCGGGCAGAGACCGGGTCCACCGCCTCGAAGGGCTCGTCCAGGACGAGCAGCTCCGGAGCATGGATCATCGCGGAGGCCAGCGCGATCTTCTTGGTCATGCCGGCCGAATAGTCGGCGACGAGCTGACCCGCCGCCTCAATGAGGCCGAGCACGCGCAGCAGGTCCGCCGTCCGCTCGGCGACGGTCTCCCGGTCCATCCCACGCAACAGGCCCGCATAGGTGACGAGCTGCTCCCCGCTCAGCCGGTTGAAGAGCATCACCCCGTCGGCGAGCACACCCATGCTGCGCTTGGCCTGGAGCGGCCGGGCCCACACGTCGACGCCGCCGACCTCCGCTCTGCCGTGGTCCGGGCGCAGCAGGCCGGTGGCCATGGAGAGCGTGGTGGTCTTCCCGGCGCCGTTGGGGCCGACGAAGCCGTAGAACGACCCTCGAGGGACCTCCAGGTCGAGACCGTCCACGGCGAGCTTCTCACCGAACCGCTTCCCCAGGCCGCTCAGCCGCAGGGCGGGCGGGCGGTCGGTGGGTTCGCTGTCGTGCGGCAGTACCGGTGCGGGCGACGTCGTGCGGCCGAGCTCTGTCATGGTCGTCAGGCTAGTCTGTCGGCTGGAGGGCCGGCATCACCCGCGAGGATGATTCATCGGCTCAGAACAGCGCGCGGGCCAGTTGCTGACGCGACGTGTTCACCCGAGGGTCGGTGTCCCCGACGATGGAGTAGAGCTCCACCAGGTGGGCCCTGGCCCGCTCCCGCTCTTCGCCGAAGTGGCCGCGGATGAAGGTGATCAACCGGGCGAAGGCGTCCTCCACGTGACCGCCGAGGACGTCCAGGTCGGCCACAGTGATCTGCGCGCCGACGTCGTCCGGGCTTTGCGCCGCCGCCGAGCGAGCCTGGTGGAGGTCCACGTCCTGGGTGCGCCGCATCAGCCGCACCTGGGCCAGACCGATCGAAGCGTCGGTGTCGCCCGGGTTCTCCCGCAGCGCCTGCTCGTAGGCGTCGATCGCTCCGTCGAGGTCACCGATCTCCAAGCAGTCGTGGGCTTTCTGGTGCAGCGGAGGCAGCTCGGGCTCCTCATCGGCGGCACGCGCACGCCGGCTCTGCGGGGGAAGCTTCTGGGTCATGCCGTTCTGAGTGGCCAGCTGGACCATCTCGGTGACCACCTGGCCGAGCTGGTCGGCCGGCACCGACGAGTCGAACTCGCCGACGGGACGCCCACCGACGAAGGCAGTCGCCACAGGGATCTGATCCGCTCCCTGGGCCTGCGCAAGCTCCGGGCTGATCGAGGCGTCGACCTCGGCGAGCAGCACACGGCCCTGCTGGGCGTCCACGTGGTCTGCCAGCGTGGAGCGCATCGTCGTGGAGGCTTCGTCCTCCCCGTGGATCAGCACGATCACCGGCGCCTGGGCCGAGAGCTGCACGATCTGCTGCAGCTGCTCAGGACGGATCGGCACCACCCAGCTGTCGGCACCGGCGGCGTGCTCGCCGCCGGGCTGTCCCGGCTGGGGGTCCGGCCCACCGGCTCCTCCCAGCTGCGAGAGGTCCACCGCACCACGGGCGTTCACCGAGGCGGTCGCGCCGGTCTCGGATTCGGGTCCTGACTGGGTCACAGAGCTCACTCCTCCATCACTGCTGCTGGTCCGTACCGACTGCTCCCTCCCCGTCGGCCAGAGGCCGGGCGGGCACGGTCAGTCGAGGATGTTCACGTCACTCACGATATCGTGCACGCCGAGCAGGACCACCTGGTCCTCGTCCTCGGCGGGGATGTGGAGGATCATCGACTCCCGGTTGATGACGTCGGCGTCCGCAGTGGTCGTCTGTGTGCCGGCCAGCTCAGCGAGCGTCTCGTCCTCGAAGATGATCTGGTCCCCCGGCTCGAGCGGCCGCAGCTGCATCGTGGAGTCGAAGGACCCCACGGCGAGCACGGAACCGTCGGGAAGCCGCAGCGCGGTGGTGCTCCCCTCCACCAGGGGGCGGGTGTAGGAGATCTCCACGTCGGCAGCCGCCTCGCGGACCTCCTCCTGATAGGACTGCAGGTCCTCGATGTAGGGGTTGTCCTCCACGTGCGCGCCGAAATAGTACTCACGGTTGTTCAGGAACACCGCCGTGCGGATCATGGCGTAGTCCGGGGCGAAGCGGGCGACCTCGGCCTCCGGGTCCACCGGGACGATTCCCCCCTCCTCTGCGGCGATGGCCGGGAACTCGGTGCCGGGCATCATCATCACGGCCTGAGTGAGCCGGTAGTTCTCCCGCGGCGAGTCCTGTTCGATCACCAGCACCTGGGGAATCTCGGACTCTTCGTGTCGGGTGATGACCACGGCCTGGCGCGGGAACTCGGTGGATGAGGTGACGGCGGCGGCGAGCGGTGCGGAGCCGATGGGCTCCGGGCCGGCGGCGTCGCTGATCTCCTGGTTGCGGTAGGTGAGCTCACGGACCTCGAGGGCGTTCCCGTCGACGCGCTCTTCGAGGACCTCAGCATCCTGGTCCTCGTCACCGGCCTCGACGACCTCGACGATGTCCTCCAGGATGTGCTGGAGCTGGCTTTCCAGAAGCACCGAGTACTCACCGGCCTCGGGAACATCAGCGCCGGCGTCCTCAGCGTCCGCGTCGTCGAGCTCCTCCTCAGCCTGCTCATCGGACTGCTCATCGGCCTCCTCGGGCGAGGCGCGCAGGCTCCCGGTGACGTCGGCGCCGGGCACTGCGGTGACGGCCACGGCCGCGAGCACCGCGACCGAGGAACTGCGCCACCAGAATGAGCGGCGTCCGGGCTCCTGGCTGTCAGCGGCAGGGCCCTCAGCCGCAAGATCCTCAGCTGCAAGGTCCTCATCAGGGGTTCCCGCGGGAGCGGGGGCGGTTTCGTCGTCCTCCTCACGCACCGGCACCCCCTCCGAGCCTGCGGTGGTCTCACCGTCGGCTGGGCTCTCCTCCACACCGGGGGTCGCAGGGATCACAGTGGTCTCCTCCGAGGTCAGATCCATGACCTCCTCGCCATCGACGTCCTTGTCGTCGGCATCCTCCTCGTCGATCTCGGCACGATCAGCGGCCTCAGCGTCGGCCGGAGTCCCGGAGGAGGCCTCGGACTCCTCACCCGCGGCGGGGGTGATCGTCGTCGCCGGGGTCGCGTCCGTGGGTTCGGAGGCCCCTGCGTCCTCGACGTCGGCCCCCTCTGCCTCCTGCGCGTCCTCTGGCACCACCTCGCCGTCATAGGCCGCGGCGAGCACATCGCGCTCCCTCCGGCGGGCGGCCATGGCGCGGTAGAACAGCAGCAGGGCCAGCAGGATCAGCAGCGCACCGGCCACGCTCAGCGCGATGCCCAGGGTGCGGTCCACCGGCTGCTCGACCTCGACAGCGACTGCGGCCGGGGCGGCTTCCTCTCCGTCGCGGAAGAGCATCAGCCCCCAGTCCCCGGAGTCATCGGGGGCGACCCAGCGATACTCCAGAGATCCTTCGGCGATCTCCGTGGCGACCCACAGGTCAGAACCTGAAGGGTCCGGCACCTGGGCCTCGCCGTCGACATGCTCCGCGACCACGCTCGGCGGCTCCTCGGCGGAGCCTTCCTCCACACCGGTGATGCGCACATGGGCCGCATCGTCCACCCAGGCGTCGATGTCGTCAAGACGCGCCAGAGCGATCGTGAACTCGCCCTCAGCTTCGATGGTGAACTCCTCACGCCCCTGCTCGGGATCCACTACGCCGTCGGTGATCACCGTCAGCGGGGCCTCCTCGACCTCGGACGTCTGCGCGGTGGAGACCTCCTGCGGAGCCCAGACGGACAGCAGGCCGATGCCGGCCGCCAGGGCGGCCAGTCCGAGCAGGAAGGCGAGGATCGATGACAGGAAACGCACGGATGGGTGTCCTTAGATGTGGAGGGCACATGAACGGACGGACCGCCGCCACATCGGCGGCGGTCCAACACTTTAGACTAACTCACGATAACGATCCGGTCACGCTCGGGAGCACCTTGGCCGGCTCGTCGGCGCGACGTTCCGGACCGCCTCCCGCGCCCCGACAGGGCGCACAGCTAGGCTGACCTCGTGAGTCTCCTGCAGCGAGCTCTCCGGCGACTGACCCCACGGGGGCGTCGCGCGGGGACAGAGGACGCCAGCCCGGACGCCCCCGCGCGCCCTGACGCCGACCTGGGCAAGACCTCTCCGCGGCGCATCTCGCGCC
It contains:
- a CDS encoding ABC transporter ATP-binding protein; this translates as MTELGRTTSPAPVLPHDSEPTDRPPALRLSGLGKRFGEKLAVDGLDLEVPRGSFYGFVGPNGAGKTTTLSMATGLLRPDHGRAEVGGVDVWARPLQAKRSMGVLADGVMLFNRLSGEQLVTYAGLLRGMDRETVAERTADLLRVLGLIEAAGQLVADYSAGMTKKIALASAMIHAPELLVLDEPFEAVDPVSARTIRGLLDSYVASGGTVILSSHVMDLVQRMCSHVGIIAEGRLLVSGTVEEVRDGGDLESRFVELIGLEGGHEELSWLRL
- a CDS encoding tetratricopeptide repeat protein, which codes for MTQSGPESETGATASVNARGAVDLSQLGGAGGPDPQPGQPGGEHAAGADSWVVPIRPEQLQQIVQLSAQAPVIVLIHGEDEASTTMRSTLADHVDAQQGRVLLAEVDASISPELAQAQGADQIPVATAFVGGRPVGEFDSSVPADQLGQVVTEMVQLATQNGMTQKLPPQSRRARAADEEPELPPLHQKAHDCLEIGDLDGAIDAYEQALRENPGDTDASIGLAQVRLMRRTQDVDLHQARSAAAQSPDDVGAQITVADLDVLGGHVEDAFARLITFIRGHFGEERERARAHLVELYSIVGDTDPRVNTSRQQLARALF
- a CDS encoding DUF3039 domain-containing protein — protein: MMVHQHSVRLPGAQDLPSVPTVASSGMHTADPASAPSPGGATTIEREHQEQLSEPGDHERFSHYVKKDRIMESALEGGAVVALCGKVWIPSRDPKKFPVCPECQEIYEGIQGGDGDGGSAGRGGGFFGFGRNR
- a CDS encoding transporter, which encodes MVATLIRLKLALAANSFRRSAWQVVGTLFMLLYGLGMTSLLVTALVVSGSPVAGLALETRHTVSVLLGAAVLLLWLLIPLFLTGRDSLMDPRHFVTTAVPRRSLVTGLVLCGLLSLGALLTVVWLLGHVLYWRAEPAAMITAAASAPILLVTFSLVSQAVTTTASAWLDGRRFRDLMAVTGLGLAILIWPASTLLQDAFGSLAEALPTVTRVISYTPLGAGTALPGDVAAGDWGGFLIHLLILAGTAGAAVLVIRAGLVKITERPGSATVRRGAAQQGRLGLFALLPDRPWAAVAARALTYWLKDPRYGGSLVVVPGLVILVTVMHLQTGQTGFLYALGPFLAFTLGFAISADVAYDHTAFSLHVTSGVRGIDDRFGRAFALLLFALPATLVAAVIPALIAGAAMQVLLTTGLSLGALFTAVGVSLVVSARFTYPVPRPGESPFKQPQGAMGRVMAVQLLSMLAIVVLMIPELAGWIVWLVVDIAWIGVLTGILAVLKGAALLIAGLVLGARIYDRSQPELFQQVRAHA
- a CDS encoding DEAD/DEAH box helicase, producing MPPVYPHRAARGTAPKLRQWQQEALDLYIRRSPKDFMAVATPGAGKTTFALRVAKLLVDSGEINRICVVAPTEHLKRQWADAASRIGLAIDPNFKNSDGRHGRQFIGVAVTYAQVANKPALHRNKTEAGRTLVILDEIHHAGDALSWGDGIREAFTPATRRLALTGTPFRSDTSPIPFVDYTEDADGVRRSQSDYSYGYGPALKDKVVRPVVFMAYSGNMRWRTSSGEEMEAQLGAAATKDITNHAWRTALNPEGEWIPSVLSAAHKRLLNVRERVEDAGGLVIATDHESARAYAAQLDRLTGQKTTIVLSDDKEASQRIEDFSEDGSRMWMVAVRMVSEGVDVPRLCVGVYATSTSTPLFFAQAIGRFVRRRNANEVASVFLPSVPVLTALANEMEEERDHALEVPQTGEESEIPEQDLLDEAEQEDRASEELTKGKFAALHSNASFDKVLFDGDEFGLGGAVGSEEEMDFLGIPGLLEPDQVSTLLKQHQAQQLKRRPEVAQERPADVVDHRQLKKIRGQLNTSVSAYSAKTGMHQGTVHNKLREACGGPQVGQATQAQLEARLKKLQNWFVGRK
- a CDS encoding isochorismatase family protein; the protein is MAEALIIVDVQHDFCEGGTLAVQGGAHVAGEISEFLEEAHADFDAVVATQDWHIDPGAHFAENPDFRTSWPVHCVAGTPGADLHEDLDTDHIQTRFLKGQYSDGYSGFEGMVGDPERVGTLEGENGTKVTAGDAVAEESLDLHAWLTDQEIDTVTIVGLATDHCVRATVLDAVENGYRVRVIRELTAGVDAARSAETWEEFAEAEVEVLSLEDL